From the Trifolium pratense cultivar HEN17-A07 linkage group LG4, ARS_RC_1.1, whole genome shotgun sequence genome, the window ggcacaagttaacattctccatactAAATAGTGCTTTCAGATTATTTGTTAAAcataccaaaaaataaagtaaaatataaaattaatgatagtaagataactttttacacttttaagGTATTAGatacacaagtttcaagataaaatttttgttttaataagcTTAAATAGTGCCCCGGAAGCACTGTTTAGAATTTCTCGTTGcatattaatgtatttgataCACAAGTTCCAAGataaaattttcgttttaataTTCTTAACAAATGTCCCAGAAGCACTGTTAAACAAAAAAAGGCTCGGTCGATttataacaaaacaaatttgTTCTAATTCGCACATATTaagattaaaataataaaacaaataaataactcataaaataaacaatgtAGACGATTAGCATAactaataaaaacaatatatcGTAGCTAAACAAGTaacttaaatttatttataaaaaaaaaaaaaaaaaaaaacttaatcaatAAAACAGAGGATTCACATAACTAAAAACACAAACGATGTATTGCACTTAAATTTAACGATATATCATAGCTAAAcaaatttatattaataagtTGTGAACGGTTCAAGAAGCTTTTCAGATATTCTATAATGAATAAATTCGGAGTGTAGAATACCAAgagaagataaaagaaaaaacagtatacatcaacaaaaaataaaaaaaaatttaaaagtttagtAGCGTTATTAGTGGGCTAGGCCCATTATAAAAACTCACCTTAGTATCTtttgttagaaattttttttttctaccccaacattaattttgaatagaCGAAATCTGAAATTCATTATTGAAGTTAGTCACATGTACACAAAACCATCATTAAGGACATGATTTCACTCAAGAAATTTCAGAACCTGAGCCTCAAGAACATTAATTCGAGACAAGGTTTGAGATAAGCGATCATTCACAGATCGCTCTCTTTCCTCAGTAGTTGCAGCTTTAGCCTCAGCTTCCTGtagagttaattaaaaaatataaatacaataatatAGAGTAGGAAAgattctaaaaattaaaaataaaaagtattctGAAGACCTGAAGTCGAGAATTAAGACTTCTTTCAACAGCAGCCCAAGCTTCGGCTCTTCTGGCATTTGTTTCCTGTTATCAGGTGAATTCTAGTCTTAGTACAGATCCCAATTAGCAGAACAAAAAACAGAAggaaaagtaattttttatcatatgtTTATTACCTGCATGGCTTCAATTTGCCTTAAAAGCGGCCTTGTAGATTATGGAACTTGCGTAATCAGTTATTCACACCGTCTTTCACTTGCCTAGCAAAAGCAAGTCAAATTAGAAAACTACCAAAAGCACAAACACGGCTGTTAAACTATAATAAAACAAGGAAAAGCAGAACCATCAAAAGTTAAATAACTGAACAACAATCAGAAAGCAGGGGAGCAGACCTGGTAACACTTTttaaagtgttcaggtaacaaaaaaaaattaaaaaaattttacatacctgaacactttttttcaaagtgtgtaggtaacaaaataaatttggaaaaattttacatacctacacactttttttcaaagtgttcaggtaacaaaaaaaaattagaaaaattttacatacctgaacacttttttccaaagtgtgtaggtaacaaaataaatttggaaaaattttacatacctacacattttttttcaaagtgttcaggtaacaaaaaaaaattagaaaaattttacatattaTATGAGGGCAAATTCGtctattcaaaattaatgttggggtagattgacaattgttggggtagaaaaaaattttccttttgttaaatctttttatttaagCGAAGAGACCGAGAAATAGGTAGAAGTTGTTGAAAATAATacctaaatatatttttttgaaaattttagatttgaatatagtttagatctatatttcctttttttttatacttcaaGTCAATAAATTTTTACATAAACAAAAAGGGGTTTTTGCATGATGCTAGCTAGCTATAATAGTTATGTCTAAAATTAACCACCAGATCAACACAACAAATTATGATATTgttaacaaaataaacaaaacccTTGAAAACTACTAATGTTAATCGACTTGATGATGACGACAGGCACGAAGAACCGAGAAAACAAAGTTTTGGTTATATCGATCCCAAATCAAGCCGATTTCATCTTCGACCTGTAAGTTTCTTCGAAGTACGAAATCCTTGATCCATGTGTCTTTGAAAATGTGGCTTTGATTGGAAGGACGTATTGTGAAAACGAGAGAATGGAGAGAGTTTATGTCGATATCCCATACTCGAACATGAACACCTCGATTCTCACAAACTTGAAGACCACCCAAGACAGGAACAATCAAATCTTTGGCCAATTATCTCTTGATCAAAATGTTACAGTTACTTCCAAGATCAGTTTTTGTCAACACTTTCTTGATTTTCCATGGATCGCCATAAAGCACCAACGTAGTTGAATAACCTCAGTTTCTTGCAACAAGAACAACAGCAGCATTACCCATGTTGTTGTCTTGATGGACATGTTTTCGTTTCTTGGCAAAATGGGTTTCATGATGATCGGTTGGTTGTAGTTGTTGTGGGGGACGTTTTCGTTTATTGTTGGTGGTGAGTTGTTGTTGATAATCGTAGGTAGGGCAAGAAGGATCACCTACTGAGAAGTGGGAGACAAACACGATCATCATCAGTAACATTATCTTCATGAGTAACAACAAAGGAGGAAGGTTTGTTGTTTTGTGATTCCTCATTTTTGAGTGAGGAGAACAAGGAAGAGAACAACATTGTTGTTGGTTTGTGTTGTTGTTTGATGATGATGCGTGTTTTCTTGTTCTTTAGGgttagttgttgttgttggggaCTACGTTTTCGTTTATTGTTGGTGATGAGTTGTTGTTGACAATCGCAGGTAGGGCAAGAAGGATCACCGATTGAAAAGTGGAGACAAACACGATCGTCATCAGTAACATCATCTTCATGAGTAAGAATAGAGGAGaaatggttgttgttgttttgtggTTCATCCTTTTTGAGTGAGAAGAACAAGAATGAAAACGTTATTGTTGGTGTGTGTTGTTGTTTGATGATGTCTTGTTCCTCCTTTTTTATGGAGCgcaaaaaattaaagaataGGTGAGACATACACTTGACAGaatcaaagaaaacacaaaTCCATTAACCAACCAGTTATCAACTAAAATTCGAAGTTTCTTATAATGCAAATACAACATAATTATGGAATACGTGAAttctaagaatttagaaaatagtccataattaaaaatataaatcttcACAAACTAAAACGATTTTGTTTTCCAACAACCTAGTGACTATTTTATGATAAACAATAATTCAATTTACTTTATTTCAAACCTGAATGTCTTTAAATAGACTTATAATAGAAATCTTAGTTAAAATAGGTTAATAACTAACTTATCATAATTTCATTATCatctaaatttaaaagataattatcctaataataacaaacttaaaaaaaaaaaaaagaaatagcaACTAGTAATAACATGTTAATAATAACATGATAGTAATAGTTTGGTTCCTTGGaatatgctcctctcaaggtttCGGGTTCGATTTTCCTTAgtgtcaatttcggtgggctaagtccataaagagtaaaaaaaattctggctttaaatgggcccccgcaagtgggtggtgggattggtccccttggattagtcggtcctaaggccggataccaagttttcaaaaaaaaataatactccctccggtcctttttataaggaacacttagggcaaaaaatttggtcctttttataagaaactttgaccaattttcaaatgttttaaatgttcaatttcacttatgcccttatttattatgagagagaatttaaaaataagtaagttagttgaataaagagtaattaaataagggtatacatggaataaattaaaatttataagagtattaaatgaaaataactatgttaaatgtgcttaattggtctgtgtgattttttcaaagtgttccttataataaggaccggagggagtaataattatcatgattttttttacgcaaacttttttttaagtcacttatattgtgttttctttattaaaaaaagacacttcttattttaataacattatcaaaattgtgtttaaccctacttattttttttttgtttataactcTCTGGTTCCTCGGGGAAAGAGTctctagtagtccagagtttggccgcgagataagtaaaatctggccaagaaataaaaaaatagagaaataaaaaataaataggacCAATTATTAACCGTTTAATTagttgacttgcaaaacaaATTTGCTTTACTCTAATTTTACTCAATTAACTAGTGTATTAGACTATTAGTACATCattatcaattattattattaattaaagacattttttttatacattgaCAAAATTATATCATAAACTCACAGTGAGAGAGTCGGAATTCGAACCCTAATTATAACGTTCATCCtaacaatttcaataattttatcGGTTGAATTAGAATTTGTAGACCCATATCAAAAACATTTTATTGACGATTTTAgaaatctcaaacaaacataACACCATGTTTGGATCTGCATCGATCGTGTCCATTGTACAAGACCAATTACACTAGTATGACTTTTGGAAGAATCTTGAATTTTCAGAATTTGTGGGACATACACTGTCATCGTGAATCTTTATTTCCAAAACATGCTTACAAATCGACAATAAATAAGTACTGCATTTACCATTTTTGTCCAAACAAGGTAAAGAAACAGAATTCTATTATCATTGCTGATGCTAATCCACAATGATCGCATCaaaatttacatatatttttttttattttattattcttatCGCGAAGTCAATTTTTATGCAGAAGATATACTTGCAAATATGGAGTGATCATGAACTTGAATTGAGGTTTTATAAATTATTCCCAACTAGtttaaattctttatttttgacTGATATTTTGGAAATTTATACTCCTCGTTTAGTTAgtgtttagtttttttctttctataaaaTACTTGTTATCAAAACACAAATTTTAGAGCCTTCGTTTAAATCATATTGTAATATATTTTAACTCATAAATGAAGATAAATGGtaatgctaacgagtgcccccttcgttaacaagacccttaaatGAATTTTGCCTATGAGGTACAGGTTTTCAACCAAACATCAAGGGGTATCAAAGAATTTACCTTGATATAATCGGTGTCCTTGtacatttttatcaaaatcaAGTTTAGTCGTTTTAGAAACTCACCATTGGCTATATCAATTGATTCAACATGTAAAGAGGACCCGAACCCTTACCATTTGAAGCAATTCggtgaaattaataaaaatttacctATATTTTATTGAGCTCACGTGTGTActacatacaattttttatagtTTCAAAGTAGTAAAGTGAAATTTCACTACTATTAAAAGTATGGACCCAAAAGTGAATTTTGGGTGGTGCCACCACACTGCCACACTTAACCCCTTGTTTAGAGAATCACTGCCTTACTAGTACAATGGACCACTGAATCCTAAAACAATAAAGTTCTTACAATTTAATGTCATAATTAGTTGTCACTGTTGACAGCAATAGACATTGACTCAACCAAATTA encodes:
- the LOC123922059 gene encoding uncharacterized protein LOC123922059, giving the protein MSHLFFNFLRSIKKEEQDIIKQQHTPTITFSFLFFSLKKDEPQNNNNHFSSILTHEDDVTDDDRVCLHFSIGDPSCPTCDCQQQLITNNKRKRSPQQQQLTLKNKKTRIIIKQQHKPTTMLFSSLFSSLKNEESQNNKPSSFVVTHEDNVTDDDRVCLPLLNLIVPVLGGLQVCENRGVHVRVWDIDINSLHSLVFTIRPSNQSHIFKDTWIKDFVLRRNLQVEDEIGLIWDRYNQNFVFSVLRACRHHQVD